The proteins below are encoded in one region of Triticum aestivum cultivar Chinese Spring chromosome 1B, IWGSC CS RefSeq v2.1, whole genome shotgun sequence:
- the LOC123079738 gene encoding probable glycerol-3-phosphate dehydrogenase [NAD(+)] 3, cytosolic: GSYANGAGAGGGKNGAAERKLDELRRRLGKAEGDPLRIAGVGAGAWGSVFCALLQDAYGRDHRDKAQVRVWRRPGRAVDRATAEHLFEVINAREAVLRRLIRRCAYLKYVEARLGDRTLYADEILRDGFCLNMIDTPLCPLKVVTNLQEAVWDADIVINGLPSTETREVFGEIGRYWKERINPPIIISLAKGIEASLDPMPRIITPTQMIANATGVPLENILYLGGPNIASEIYNKEYANARICGSDKWRKPLSKFLRQPHFIVWDNSDLITHEVMGGLKNIYAIGAGMVAALTNESATSKAVYFSLCTSEMIYITHLLAEEPERLSGPLLADTYVTLLKGRNAWYGHKLAKAELTLEMGDSIKGKGTIQGVSAVNAFYELLSQGSISVTHPETKKHVAPVELCPILKTLYKILIKRELGTSSILEAIRDESMSDPRERIEMAQRQSLYRPSLLGLPKGDIKP, translated from the exons GGGAGCTACGCCAAcggagcaggagcaggaggaggTAAGAACGGCGCGGCGGAGAGGAAGCTggacgagctgcggcggcggctggggaAAGCGGAGGGGGACCCGCTCCGGATCGCCGGCGTGGGCGCGGGGGCCTGGGGGAGCGTCTTCTGCGCGCTGCTGCAGGACGCGTACGGCCGCGACCACCGCGACAAGGCGCAGGTGCGCGTGTGGCGCCGCCCGGGCCGCGCCGTCGACCGCGCCACCGCCGAGCACCTCTTCGAGGTCATCAACGCCCGCGAGGCCGTCCTCCGCAGGCTCATCCGCCGCTGCGCCTACCTCAAGTACGTGGAGGCCCGCCTCGGCGACCGCACGCTCTACGCCGACGAGATCCTCCGCGACGGCTTCTGCCTCAACATGATCGACACGCCGCTCTGCCCGCTCAAGGTAGTCACCAACCTGCAGGAGGCCGTCTGGGACGCCGACATCGTCATCAACGGCCTGCCCTCCACCGAGACCCGGGAGGTGTTCGGGGAGATCGGGAGGTACTGGAAGGAGAGGATCAACCCGCCCATCATAATCTCGCTGGCCAAGGGGATCGAGGCGTCGCTCGATCCCATGCCTCGGATCATTACCCCCACACAGATGATCGCCAATGCAA CTGGAGTTCCGTTGGAGAATATTCTATATCTCGGAGGCCCTAACATTGCTTCTGAAATTTACAATAAAGAGTACGCAAACGCTCGCATCTGTGGGTCTGACAAGTGGAGGAAGCCTCTTTCTAAATTTTTGCGGCAGCCTCATTTCATTGTATGGGATAATAGTGATCTCATTACTCATGAAGTCATGGGTGGCTTAAAGAACATATATGCCATTGGTGCTG GTATGGTGGCAGCACTAACGAACGAGAGCGCAACAAGCAAAGCAGTGTACTTTTCACTTTGCACGTCTGAAATGATATACATCACCCACCTCCTAGCGGAAGAGCCTGAGAGACTTTCTGGACCACTATTAGCAGATACTTATGTCACACTATTGAAAGGTCGTAATGCTTGGTATGGCCATAAATTAGCTAAGGCAGAACTGACTCTGGAAATGGGGGACAGCATCAAAGGCAAAGGGACTATACAG GGTGTCTCTGCAGTCAATGCATTTTATGAACTCCTGAGCCAAGGCAGCATAAGTGTGACGCACCCAGAAACCAAGAAGCATGTTGCTCCTGTCGAGCTGTGTCCGATACTCAAAACACTTTACAAGATTTTAATCAAGAG GGAGCTTGGTACCAGTTCCATTCTGGAGGCGATACGCGATGAATCAATGTCCGATCCACGGGAAAGAATCGAGATGGCACAACGCCAATCCCTCTACCGGCCGTCTCTCCTCGGCCTGCCTAAAGGCGATATCAAGCCGTAG